The genomic stretch CATGATGTTGATGAAGCTTTACTTCTGAGCGATCGCATTGTGATGATGACTAATGGTCCCGAAGCGAAAATTGGTCAAGTCCTCACCGTTGATCTGCCCCATCCCCGCAAAAAACTAGAAGCTGTCAATCATCCCAACTATTACCGTCTCAGAGGCGAAGTTGTTAGCTTCCTCGATCGCCAGAAACAAATCAAAATTGAACGGGCTAAGAACAAGAGCAATGCGGCGATCAGTCTTGGCAATATCGAGAAAACAAATCTCACCATTGGCTACATTCCCCTCACCGACTGCGCTCCCTTTGCGATCGCCCAAGAGAAAGGACTATTTGCCAAATATGGTTTAGATGTCACTCTTTCTAAAGAAAATAGCTGGAATGATCTTGCGGAAGGAATTCGTGAAGGTCGCCTCGACGCAGCCCAAATGGTAACGGGAATGCCTCTCGCAATTACTCTGGGTATGGGTAATCAAATCCCTGTGCCAGTCGTGACATCCTTAACCATGAGTCGGAATGGTAATGCCATTACTCTCAGCAAGAGACTCCAAAACGAAGGGGTACATGATCTTGCTTCTTTAAAAGCTTACATTGATAAATTTCAAGATGAGGCCTATAACCCTGCAATGGGCATGGTACATCACGCATCCATGCACAATCTATTGCTAAGGCATTGGTTAGCTAGTGGAGGCATGGAACCAGATACAGATGTGGATGTAATCGTGATTCCACCACCGCAGATGGTTTCTAACCTGATGGCAAACAATATCATTGGTTACTGCGTCGGCGAACCTTGGAACGTGCGGGCAGTGAATGATAACGTTGGCTTTGTCGTGGCAACTGACCTCGATATATGGCGTGGACATCCCGAAAAAGTACTAGGACTTCGCAAGGATTGGGCGGAGCAATATCCTAATACCCATCTTGCTGTAGTCAAGGCTTTACTAGAAGCATCTCAGTTCTGTGAACCCTTAGAAAATCGTGATGAAGTAGTACTGACGTTATCACAACCACAGTATCTCAATCTTGATCCGACCTATATCCGCCCTGGATTTGCAGGGCCTTATCGGGTCAGTACGATGGCAGCAAAGTATGATCAGGACTTCTGCCAGTTTGGTATGGGCAATATGCCTTCTCGCAAAGAGCATCTCTGGGTATTAACACAAATGGCGCGTTGGGGCTTAGTCAGTTTCCCTGAGAACTATGCGGAAGTAATCTATAACTTGCTAGCAACCAATGTCTATCAACAGGCTGCCAAGGAATTAGAAATAGAGATCGCTGATGAGGATCGCTCACCAATTGCTTTAGCCGATGGCTCTGTATTTGATCCCAATGATCCGATCACAGCATTGCAATCCATGCCATATTCACGATTTACTGAAGCTAGCTACTTTGATCCCGTTAAAGGTTTCGCCACCAAAAAAGTAGCTGTTCGTCAATAGCTCAACATCATCTATGTCTGCAACTACTCCTTCTAATGCCAATGCCACACCACAAATCGCCAAAACCCTCTGTCCCTATTGTGGTGTCGGCTGCGGTTTAGAAGTCGTGGAGACGGGCAAAGAACCAACGCTAAAATTTCCCGATCGCTTTAAAGTTCGAGGCGATCGCAGTCATCCTTCTAGTCAAGGTATGGTCTGCGTCAAGGGTGCAACGATCGCCGAGTCTATCCAAAAGGATCGACTGCTGCACCCAATGATGCGAGATCGCCTTGATCAAGAATTTCGCCAAGTCAGTTGGGATGAAGCTCTTGAAGCGATTACTAATCAGATTCAGCAAGTGCTGGCAACCAAAGGCGCAGATGCTCTCTGTATGTATGGTTCAGGACAATTCCAGACTGAAGACTATTACATTGCCCAGAAATTATTTAAAGGCTGTTTAGGAACTAATAATTTTGATGCCAACTCCAGACTCTGTATGTCTTCCGCAGTTTCGGGCTATGTCAAAAGTTTTGGTTCCGATGGACCTCCTTGCTGCTACGAAGATTTGGATTTAACGGATTGTTTATTTGCGATCGGCACAAATACCGCCGAATGCCATCCAATTATCTTCAATCGCTTTCGTCGCCATCATAAAAAAAATCCCCATGTCAAGCTAATTGTCGTTGATCCTCGTCGTACTCAAACCGCCGAAGTCGCCGACCTACATCTAGCGATTCAACCAGGAACAGATATCGATTTATTAAATGGCATCGCTCATTTGCTATTACTTTGGGATAAATGCGATCGCCAATTTATCGAAAATCACACCACAGGTTTTGCGGAATTCGCAGAAATCACTCAACTCTATACTCCCGAATTTGTCTCGCGTCGCTGTGGGATTAGCATCGAAGATTTAGAACTTGCCGCTAAATATTGGGCAGAATCGCAACGAGTTCTCTCCATTTGGTCAATGGGTGTCAATCAATCTACTCAAGGTACTGCTAAAGTCCAATGTATTATCAATCTGCATTTATTAACTGCTCAGATTGGGAAAGAAGGTGCAGGTCCCTTTTCACTAACGGGTCAACCCAATGCGATGGGGGGAAGAGAGGCAGGTGGTTTAGCCCATTTACTCCCCGGTTATCGCTCCGTTGTTAACCCTGACCATCGTGCCGAACTCGAATCATTTTGGAACTTGCCATCTGGACATATTTCGCCTCAAGTTGGACGCACAGCATGGGATATGATTCGTGGTTTAGAAGCTAATGAAGTAGATTTCCTCTGGATTGCGGCGACAAATCCTGCTGTCAGCTTTCCTGATCTCGTGCGAACCAAAGCGGCTTTAAGGCGATCGCCTTTCACCGTCTACCAAGATGCCTATTACCCCACAGAAACCTCCGCCTTTGCCCATATTCTCCTCCCTGCCACACAATGGAGCGAAAAGACTGGCACGATGACTAATTCCGAACGCTGTATCACCCTCTGTCAAGCTTTTCAGCCCCCCCTCGGTGAGTCCCGTGCAGATTGGGAAATATTTGCGGAAGTCGGACGGAGATTAGGTTTTGCAGATAAATTTCCATTCCAAAATTCTGCCGAGGTCTATGCAGAATTCACACAGATTACTCGCGATCGCCCCTGCGATATCACAGGGCTTAGTCATGCCAAGCTCTCTGAACTTGGCGTAATCCAATGGCCGAATCCTGACCATGCAACTGAACTGGATCGCAAGCATAACAAGCGTCTCTATACCGATCATCAATTTCATACTAGCGATCGCAGAGCTAGATTTGGTAGCTATCATTCTCAAGGTGTCTTTGAAGTTCCCGATGAGCAATATCCATTCATTCTCACCACTGGGAGACTATACGGGCATTGGCATACGCAAACCCGCACAGGACGCATCGATAAGATTCGGCAAATGTATCCCAATCCCTTTATCGAAATTCATCCAAAAGATGCTGCAAAATTCGGTATTAATAATGGCGATCTCGTAGAAGTTAAATCGCGTCGTGGTTCTTCTAAATTTCCTGCACTGGTGACAGAAGCGATCGCACGAGGTGTATTATTCGTCCCGATGCACTGGGGAACGCTCTGGGCAGATAATGCTGAAGCCAATGCCCTCACCCATCCCGAAGCCTGTCCCGACTCTAAGCAGCCAGAATTAAAGGCTTGTGCGGTAGCGATCGCTTTAGCTAGTGTGGATTAATCCTAGTTGATCATAATGCAGATTTTATTGGTTAAATCTAGCTTGGCTAAAAAATTGTGTTAACCTTATGGGTGAATAATATTAACTAAGTCCTGTTATAATGGACATTGTATTCAAAAATAAAAAAATCGATAAGTTGTGCAATAACCAAAAACTTTTAGTCAAAGAATTTGGTGCAGATAGAGCTAAACGCATTCGCCGCCGACTTGATGATCTTCGAGCCGTTGCGGTGCTAGAAGATATGCGAAGCTTTCCAGGGCGTTGTCATGAGTTACTTTATGACCGTTCGGGGCAATTGTCGCTCGATCTCGATCATCCTTATCGACTTATCTTTGAGCCATTTCACGATCCATTACCTCAAAAGCCTGATGGTGGAATTGACTGGACGAAGATTACCTCGGTAACAATTATTGGAATAGAGGACACCCATGATTAGCACAGTTAAAAATCCCAAAAATCAATATTTACCAGATTATGTTTCTCCTCCTGGTGAAACTTTAATGGAACTATTAGAAGATCGTGGTATGACTCAGACCGACCTAGCTGATCGTACTGGTAGACCAAAGAAGACAATCAATGAAATTATTAATGGTAAGGCGGCGATTACCCATGATACAGCTTTGCAGCTAGAGAGGGTCTTAGGTATACCTGCTAGTTTTTGGAACAGTCGAGAGCAGCACTATCGTGAGTTCTTGGCACGTCAGCAAGAGCAGGAACATTTACAACAACAGATTGCTTGGCTTGATCGCGTTCCTGTCAATGAAATGGTAAAACTCAGTTGGATCGAAAAACGAAAAGAGAAGGTTGAGCAGTTACAGATTGTCTTGAATTTTTTTGGTGTGGTTTCCCCTGAGCAGTGGGATACCTATTGGAGTTCGCGATCGCTTGCTTTTCGTAAGTCTGTCAAGTTCGAGGATAATCGAGTTGCCACAAATGCTTGGTTGAGAAAGGGTGAACTTGATGCTCAAAAGATTGAATGCGCTCCTTATCATACGGAAAAGTTTAAGCAGGCATTACAGGAAATCCGTAGCTTGACGGTGCAGCACCCCAAAGAAGTAATTGCTCAGGTGAAGCAGTTATGCGCCTCGGCTGGTGTGGCAATCGCTTTAGTCCCATCACTGAAAGGTGTGAGGGCTAGTGGTGTGACTCGTTGGCTAACACCCAGTAAGGCGATGATTCAACTCAGTTTGCGCTACAAACGGGATGATCGCTTTTGGTTTACGTTCTTTCATGAGGCGGGTCATGTGCTTCAGGAGAAGAAGCGCGATGTTTTTATTGAAACGGATGAGAAGCAGGATTATGACCCGAACGATCCAATGGAGCAGGATGCTGATAAGTTTGCCGCAAATTTTCTAATCCCAAAGCAGGATTTACAAAGGTTTCTGAATGAGAATACATTTGACGATCAGGCGATCGCTAAGTTTGCCTCAGAGATTGGTATTGCTGCTGGGATTGTTGTTGGTCGGTTGCACCATGAAGATTGCTTGTCCTATAAGCGAGGCAATAATTTGCGGCGAAAGATTGACTGGGATGATTTTCAGTAAAGGAGGCATGAAAACATGGGTATTCCAGAAGCACAACTAGAAATATGGGCAAAATATCAACAACCTCAAGCCGCAGTAAATACGCATGAGTCTATTAGACTTGCACTAAACAGCAAAAACTCACCACTCAAACTTAGAGAACTCTCGCAAGGTAATCACTTTGAGATTTACTTGCAAGGATCTTACAAAAATAGTACAAACATTCGTGCTGATAGTGACGTTGATGTTGTTGTGCAACTAAATACAACTTTCTGTAGTAATAAATCAGAATTACCCCCACTAGATCGGATAATTTACAGCAGTACATTTAGTGATGCCACATACTCATGGAACGATTTTCGGAATGATATACTAAACGCCTTGCAATCTTATTACAGTATTTCTAATGTGGTTTCAGGCAATAAGTCGATTAAGCTTGTTAAAGGCAGTAATCGTCTTGCTGCTGACATAGTTCCATGTATTCAGTATCGAAACTATAGGCAATTTAAAAGTAGTAGTGAGGCTTTCATCGAAGGGATGACGCTGTATACACAAAACGAGTGGCGAAAGGTTATTAATTATCCCAAACATCACTATCAAAATGGAATAAACAAACATACCGCAACCAACAAATGTTTCAAACCAATGGTTCGGATCTTCAAAAATGCCAGAAATATTCTTAAAAATGCAAGAATTATTTCCGATAACTGCGCCCCTTCTTATTTTATTGAATGTCTACTCTATAATGTTCCTGATAAGTGTTTTAGGGCAAGTTATCAGGAAAACTATCTTGCAATTCTTACTTATCTATTTGAGTACTCGATCAATTCATTTGTATGTCAAAACAGACAGATTTATCTATTTGGTAATACACCTGAGCAGTGGTCAACACAAAATGCTTTTCTTTTAATGAAAGGCTATCTGGAATTATGGAAGGCATGGTAATATGCACGCATATGCGACGGATGCAAAGGATAGAGAATCAATTCCCTTATGGTTAGCAGCATTTGCTGTTGCTGCTGCATTGGCTCTTAGTTCTGTTCTAAAACTCCTAAAATGGGAAGTTCCTTGGTGGGTGGATGCCCCATCTGTGATGGGATTTTATGGTTTTTTCTATTATTTTTTCGATAACTGAGATCTTGCAGCATTCGTGAAAGAGTCAAGTGGGAATGGGTTTGAGAATAATTTCAAAGCCATGACGAGCAGCAATATCGGCACTAATTTGAAGATACCTGAGAAGTTTCAACCAAAGGACAGAAGGGAATAAAACAGAAAGGGTTAAATCACAGGTAGCTTTCCAGTCCAAGATGGGAGGAAACGACCATTGATCAATCCAATGAGCCAAAAGATAAGAAAGCAGAGAGAGGATAAGCCAACGATAAACGCCAAGTTTTGTAGATTGCCCAAAACAATGCAAACCAAAGCGATGTTTGATGGTTTTGAAGAATCCCTCAATCGCCCAACGCTTACGACCTAACATCACCAGATAAGCGCCAGAATAAGGATGAGAAGAGACCACAAAGCGTAACTCCCGTTTACTATCGGCTCTTTTGAGCCAGAACCAAGAGATCGTCAAAGGCGTACTTAGCCCTTCCAGTAAAATTAGTTGTCCACGTTTGCCATGGGGATAAAGTTGTTTGACGGTACGTCCATCTTGAAGTTTACGATTGTTGCGGACACCGACAACGATGCGCCAAGACTTGGCGCGGACAGCATTGAAAAACTTCACCGTACTAAACTCAGTATCAGCAAGGACAATCACAGTCTTGCCTTGGGTTAGTTGCTTGGGTACTGTCCCCAATAACTTACAAGCTAAGTCAGAGGGACTGGAGTATCCTTTGCCGCGCCATACTCTAAAACTCCATGGTACGCGCCACTCTCCATAGACCAGATACAGTACAACCAGATGTAGTCCTCGCTTTCCGTTGAGGATTCTCACCCATGGGTCTGGTTCGTTTGGGGTGGGATTGCTCAAATGTAAAAACTTGCCGCTTTTTTCTAAGGTGGTCAGGTCTATCAGTATCTTTAATGGCACTCTCTTCGATGGGCGATGCTTGGCGATTTGCCCCAAAATTGACAGCCTTGTTGCTCGAATTAGTCCTCTTGTTGACCAGTTATAGTGATTGAGAAATCGGCTTAATGCACTCGCTGATTTTACCTGTGTATGTTCTGGATAGGGATGCCCTTGCGCTTCCAGAAATAGCCCTAATATTGCATTCAGACTTGCTTTTTGATACACACTTGGCATCAGACAAATTAGGCTATACACTAAACCTTGGGCGTGCTTAACGATGCTTTCCATAATCGTTATTTAATTTACTACTACGCCCTTTTTTTCACATCTTTACTCTCTTTGCAACCCCTTTCCAGAATGGTGCAAGTTCTCAGATAACTTTATCTGGTCATATCAATTAGGAAAATTTTCCTTTTCGAGTATTCCAAACTTAAAGGGAACTTGGGTAGGTGTAATTCATTCTTCTTATAATGATACTGATTATGATGGAATTGTCTTATATGTTCATCAAACATGGTCAAGTGTCAGTGTGCAGTTACAGACAATGACTTCTAGCTCACGTTCAACAATGGCATCCATCAATACTCTAGATTCCTCCGAATCAACTTTAAAGTATGAGTACATGAACGAACCAACTGCAAGAAGCTTGCAAACTATGTCAATTCATCGAGGAACTGCCAATATGAGACTTTCCCCTGATGGACTTTCTTTGGAAGGAGACTATTTCACAGGAAGAGGGCGACAAACTTTTGGAGATATGAGATTTAAATTGATGTCTCGTGATCGAATCACTAGAGATAAAGCTTTAGAAAAATATAGCAAATCGGTTACACCATAACTAAAGGACATAGCATAGATTTAATCTTTCAGTTAACTATGAGTATAATTTGGCTTGCTAAGCGATCGCACTGTATTAGCAATAAAAGGCTATCGCTAGATTTAAAGGCTTGTGTGGTAGCTTTACAATCCATCCATCTGATAAGGAATTTAGGGATACAGGCTTAAAAGTTGTATCAAAATCAGGTTTTTATGCTGTCGTGATAACGAAACCTATTTGCTAACTATTTGTAAATACTCAGGTGGAACGTGATCGACTAACCACACTTGATTAGCGGAACAATAGAAAATAGATCCTGCCTTGTACATCGCCGCCGCATCAACCTCAAATACCACAGGCTTACCATGTCTCTGCCCCACCATTTTCGCAGTTAGCAAATCCATCGATAAATGGACATGATGACGCGACATTTTCTGTAAACCGAAACGTCTAATTGCTTCTACATTCTTTTCCGCAGTTCCGTGATACAGCACATCAGGGGGCAGCATTGGCTCCAGTTGCAAATCCACTTCCACACTATGCCCTTGGTTAGCCCGAATCAAAGTTCCCGTTGGATCAAAGGAAAAACGTTGCTTAGCATTAGTCACGACAACTTCCTCTAATTCCTCATGACTGATGACGAAGTTGTGCTTAGCACTAGCCGCTAGCAAATCATCGACCTTCACCCAACCACCAACATCGAGACTCAAACCAATTTTTGCTGGCTCATGGCGCAGATATTTACTGAGAAACTTGCTAATTGAGGTATTCCGTGACTTGTCCATGATTTCTCGTCAAATAACAACGATTCCAAATAAAGATGCCAAAGGGCAGATGCCACAATATTAAACAATAAGTATCCAGAGTTTTTATGTTAAATGCCACCCTATCCGACAAGCTCGATCGCTTACGTCACATTTTTAATGAAGCCACCGAAGTCCTTGTTGCTTACTCTGGCGGCATCGACAGTACCCTTGTTGCCAAAGTTGCCTTTGATGTTTTAGGCGATCGAGCCTTAGCGATTACCGCTAACTCACCGTCATTATTACCTGCTGACCTCGCCGCCGCCACCGTCCAAGCCGAATTTATTGGCATCAGCCATCAAATCGTCCAAACCGATGAGATGAATAATCCTAATTACACCTCTAATCCAATTAATCGTTGTTATTTTTGCAAAAGCGAACTCCATGACACACTCAAACCCCTCGCCAAAACGATGGGCTATGGCTATGTCGTCGATGGCTTAAATGCTGATGATTTGCAGGATTATCGTCCGGGGATTCAGGCAGCAAAGGAACGCGGCGTGCGATCGCCTCTTGCCGAAGTAGGCATTAGCAAAATAGAAGTACGCATGTTATCGCAATATTTAGGAATGCCTTGGTGGGACAAGCCTTCACAGCCATGCCTAAGTTCGCGATTCCCCTATGGTGAAGAGATTACAATTGAGAAATTACGGCGTGTGGGCAATGCCGAACAGTATTTGCGCGATCAGGGCTGGAAAGGCGACATTAGAGTGCGCTCAATGGGAGATACCGCCAAAATCGAAGTCCCTAGCGATCGCCTCAGTGAACTTATCAACACTATAGATATGTCCAAGCTCACCAAAGCCTTTCGAGCATATGGCTTTACCTCGATTACCTTGGATTTAGAGGGTTTCCGCAGTGGCAAACTCAATGATGCGATCGCTGAAATGACAAAGAAGTAGCAACATCTAAATACTAATCCCCTAAAGTGTGATGGGTAGTCCTAAATAGGTAAGGGATGGGCGGCGCTTCGCGCCACCCATCCCTTACCTATTTAGGTGGTGAAAGTTCAGGGAATTAAAACCCAGTCCCAGCAAGCCTTTAAGTTCAAGAAGCTGTATAGATATTTCTGGAATTGTGATAACAACTAGAGACATCACAGAGCCAAACTTCTGGATATTGGATCTATTTTCAGTGAATCAGATCACAATATTTTTGTTAAGTTAGGCGATTTTTTTAAGATCTATGATTAGAAATCCTTATACTTTAACTGTAAATGTTTTGCTTAGCTTTTTAGTTGTTGCCCCACAGTTCTAGATTTTTCTCGTCAAAAAATCTAGATTTAGCTGATTGCGAACATATTCAGCAAATTAATTCTAAATGGCTTCTATAAATTCAATTTTTGTATCTATCCTAAGGTTGATCTATTACTATTTCTGACATTTTATTTCCAAGATCATGTCTTCATCGGGCTTGTATAGACTCAAAAGTTAGTTGATCCCCTTAACAAACCTAATATTTTCTTGTATATTGCCCTCCTATGCATATAAAAAATTTTTGAGCGCAAAAACACCTATACCCAAAGGCATACTTTTATGGGGATCTTTTTGTGATTATTGGCACAAAGTTCCATTTTTATAAAGAATTCTAATGAGAAAGAAGCAAAATTTTGATTTTTATTGAGAAAGAAGAGCTTAAAAGCTTGACTGACAAGGGTTTGAGCCGCAAACTATTGTCATTTTAAATAACCATGTTAATCTGAACGACAAGAACAAAAACGTTAGTACTTTGTTCCCAAATTGCAAAAACATTTTTCTGAATTAAGCTTGTCAGTAAGTCGCATACAAGCTTATTCAAGAAAGTATCCACTTGTAATTTCAGTCGTTTATCTTCATATTCTGCTTTACCTATGCTTAATTGGAACTGGAGCTATACTCTCTCTACCTCAGTCGTAGCTCTTGCTATCATCTCAAGTCTCGCTAGCCATGGCGCACAGGCACAAACAGGAACTCAATCAGAAGTCAAAGCTACTGATACATCTACCTCCTTGCCACAATCTAATACTCTCAAAATCGGGGAAACCAGATCGCAATCGTTAACCAGAACTCAAAATGAGGCGATCGCCAAAATATATACGCACAAATTGAATGGCAAAAATGCCGCAACCGTATATGTTCGAGGCATTCCTGTAGTTACTTATATTGAATCTGAGAATCCATCTAATTCAGAGTCATCAAAACCATCCATAGATCAGACTGACGAATCAAACTTATCTAAGAACAAAAGCGAAGTTAAGGGCGAAACCAAAAAGAATGCTGAGTTAATTAAGTTGCCATCTAATGAGTTTCAGAACTCTAAGACTGAGTCTAGTAATTCTACTAAATCAGTAAAGTCAACAAACGATAACCCTGAGTATCTCCTCACCTCTCCTAACCCCATCGAGCGTGCCACTGCCGCCGCTGCTATGATTAACCAACTTAATCGCGATGGGTTAGATGCAAGTCAGATTATTCCCGCTTGGAAAAATGGTGATTATGTAATCAAGTTTGGCGATCGCGCTACTTTGAAATTTGATCAACAAGCCCTTTTCCCTGATTCTCAACAAAACAAGTCTGAAGATGTTTTGGAATCAGCCAATTTACTGCGACGCTTGCTTGGTGGCGCAACCCCTGTTTCCGAAGTTGTCAATGCTCCTAAATCTGGAGTTGCGACAAGATCTGTTTTCAGCCAGACCATAAACAATCGTATCGTGGGAGTCATGTCTGGCATGGCTTCTTGGTATGGACCTGGATTTGATGGCAACTACAGTGCTAGTGGCGAATTGTTTAATGCTAGTGATCTAACTGCTGCCCATCCTAGTTTGCCTTTTGGCACTTTGGTGCGGGTTGTGAATATGGATAATGGTCAGTCGGTTGTGGTACGCATCAATGATCGTGGGCCCTATGCCCATGGTCGCGTAATTGATGTTTCTACTGCTGCCGCCAATATGATTGGCTTAATTTCTTCTGGCGTTGCACCAGTGAGACTCGAAGTTCTCTCTAGATAAAAATCTTAAATTGTGAAACCCTAAGCTAATCAACTGCATTGCTTAATTTTCACGGTTTACTAAAAGCATTCCAATCCATACAGCCTATTTAGGGTTTGTGTAATACAGATAAATTTTGAAAAAGCTTGCGAAGCAAGCTTTTTCAAAATTTATCTGAGTTTCGAGAAAGCGCAAAGCGCTGTAAATTAAAAATCACATGTAAAAAGCTATAGTCACTTCCTACAGGAGGCGGCTATGCTTTTTATGGTGGTTTCATTGAGGTGAGTACTTGACACAGATATTTAGTACGATCGCTTCTCTGCGCGATTATTTACATGCTCAGAAATCAAAACAATTGCTGGGGCAAGTTACCATAGGACTTGTACCAACAATGGGTGCTTTACATATTGGGCATTTGAGCCTGATTGATCGCGCTCGCACAGAAAATGCTTGTGTGGTTGTCAGCATTTTTGTAAATCCTCTCCAATTTGGCGTAGGTGAGGATTTTGAGAGATATCCAAGAACCTTAGACCAAGACTTACAAATCTGCGAAACCGCAGGAGTTGATGCAATTTTTGCGCCCAATGCTGTTGAAATGGGCGTAAACAATACCCAAGTGACTCAGGTAATCCCACCATTAGGAATGACCGATATTCTCTGTGGGCGATCGCGCATTGGACATTTTCAAGGTGTAGCCACCATCGTGACTAAGCTCTTAAATGTTGTTCAACCCGATCGAGCTTACTTTGGCAACAAAGATGGTCAGCAACTTGCCATTATTCGGCAACTGGTCAATGATTTAAATATACCTGTGGAAGTGATTGGCTGCCCAACGGTGCGTGAACCTAGTGGATTAGCCTATAGCTCTCGCAATCAATATTTATCAGCAAACGATCGCATTTTGGCGGCACATATTTATCAAAGTTTGCAACAAGCCAAACAGCAGTTTTTCCTATGCCATGAAATTTGTTCCGCATCACAAATCCTTGAAGTTGCCCATAATTATTTAGCCAAGCTACCTGAGATCAACCTAGAGTATATTGAATTAGTCGATGCTAAGACCTTGCAACCATGCAGTCAAATTACGTCTGAAGCAGAGTTAATGCTAGCGATCGCCGCTCGAATTGGAAATACACGCTTAATCGATAACATTTTGCTGAGCCACACAATCACCCCTCGAAAGCCGATCATTGCGATCGATGGTCCCGCAGGTGCGGGCAAATCTACGGTTACCAAACAAGTTGCCAACAAACTAGGTTTATTATTTTTAGACACGGGCGCAATGTATCGCAGTGTCACCCTAGCAGTATTACGTGAAGGCATTGACTTACGTGATCACGACAAAATTCAAGACATCGCCGCCAAATCAAAGATTCAACTATTTGCCAATCCGATCGCAGGGCAACCAATGCAGGTACTCCTCAATGGCGAAGATATCACTACCGAGATTCGCACCCCCGAAGTCACCGCTAATGTGTCTACCATCGCAGCTCAAGCCCCTGTGCGTGAAATTTTAGTCAAGCAACAGCAGCTCATTGGACAGTCTGGTGGGGTGGTAATGGAAGGTCGGGATATCGGAACCCATGTATTTCCCGATGCGGAAGTCAAGATATTTTTGACAGCCTCAGCCAAGGAACGTGCT from Pseudanabaena sp. Chao 1811 encodes the following:
- a CDS encoding ABC transporter ATP-binding/substrate-binding protein (This model describes the ATP binding subunits of ATP-binding cassette (ABC) transporters for nitrate transport, or for bicarbonate transport, in bacteria and archaea.) — protein: MSKFLEIDHVSRVFKTNKGQPYVAVKDVYFEMKEGEFVSIIGHSGCGKSTVLNILSGLDRASAGGIVLEGREVREPGPDRMLVFQNHSLLPWLTVRQNIGLAVNRVLRDLPKEERRRIIQENIDLVGLSHAADKYPREISGGMKQRVGIARALSIKPKILLLDEPFGALDALTRGRLQEKLMQICDEHKISAVMITHDVDEALLLSDRIVMMTNGPEAKIGQVLTVDLPHPRKKLEAVNHPNYYRLRGEVVSFLDRQKQIKIERAKNKSNAAISLGNIEKTNLTIGYIPLTDCAPFAIAQEKGLFAKYGLDVTLSKENSWNDLAEGIREGRLDAAQMVTGMPLAITLGMGNQIPVPVVTSLTMSRNGNAITLSKRLQNEGVHDLASLKAYIDKFQDEAYNPAMGMVHHASMHNLLLRHWLASGGMEPDTDVDVIVIPPPQMVSNLMANNIIGYCVGEPWNVRAVNDNVGFVVATDLDIWRGHPEKVLGLRKDWAEQYPNTHLAVVKALLEASQFCEPLENRDEVVLTLSQPQYLNLDPTYIRPGFAGPYRVSTMAAKYDQDFCQFGMGNMPSRKEHLWVLTQMARWGLVSFPENYAEVIYNLLATNVYQQAAKELEIEIADEDRSPIALADGSVFDPNDPITALQSMPYSRFTEASYFDPVKGFATKKVAVRQ
- a CDS encoding molybdopterin oxidoreductase family protein gives rise to the protein MSATTPSNANATPQIAKTLCPYCGVGCGLEVVETGKEPTLKFPDRFKVRGDRSHPSSQGMVCVKGATIAESIQKDRLLHPMMRDRLDQEFRQVSWDEALEAITNQIQQVLATKGADALCMYGSGQFQTEDYYIAQKLFKGCLGTNNFDANSRLCMSSAVSGYVKSFGSDGPPCCYEDLDLTDCLFAIGTNTAECHPIIFNRFRRHHKKNPHVKLIVVDPRRTQTAEVADLHLAIQPGTDIDLLNGIAHLLLLWDKCDRQFIENHTTGFAEFAEITQLYTPEFVSRRCGISIEDLELAAKYWAESQRVLSIWSMGVNQSTQGTAKVQCIINLHLLTAQIGKEGAGPFSLTGQPNAMGGREAGGLAHLLPGYRSVVNPDHRAELESFWNLPSGHISPQVGRTAWDMIRGLEANEVDFLWIAATNPAVSFPDLVRTKAALRRSPFTVYQDAYYPTETSAFAHILLPATQWSEKTGTMTNSERCITLCQAFQPPLGESRADWEIFAEVGRRLGFADKFPFQNSAEVYAEFTQITRDRPCDITGLSHAKLSELGVIQWPNPDHATELDRKHNKRLYTDHQFHTSDRRARFGSYHSQGVFEVPDEQYPFILTTGRLYGHWHTQTRTGRIDKIRQMYPNPFIEIHPKDAAKFGINNGDLVEVKSRRGSSKFPALVTEAIARGVLFVPMHWGTLWADNAEANALTHPEACPDSKQPELKACAVAIALASVD
- a CDS encoding type II toxin-antitoxin system RelE/ParE family toxin; amino-acid sequence: MDIVFKNKKIDKLCNNQKLLVKEFGADRAKRIRRRLDDLRAVAVLEDMRSFPGRCHELLYDRSGQLSLDLDHPYRLIFEPFHDPLPQKPDGGIDWTKITSVTIIGIEDTHD
- a CDS encoding helix-turn-helix domain-containing protein, encoding MISTVKNPKNQYLPDYVSPPGETLMELLEDRGMTQTDLADRTGRPKKTINEIINGKAAITHDTALQLERVLGIPASFWNSREQHYREFLARQQEQEHLQQQIAWLDRVPVNEMVKLSWIEKRKEKVEQLQIVLNFFGVVSPEQWDTYWSSRSLAFRKSVKFEDNRVATNAWLRKGELDAQKIECAPYHTEKFKQALQEIRSLTVQHPKEVIAQVKQLCASAGVAIALVPSLKGVRASGVTRWLTPSKAMIQLSLRYKRDDRFWFTFFHEAGHVLQEKKRDVFIETDEKQDYDPNDPMEQDADKFAANFLIPKQDLQRFLNENTFDDQAIAKFASEIGIAAGIVVGRLHHEDCLSYKRGNNLRRKIDWDDFQ
- a CDS encoding nucleotidyltransferase domain-containing protein encodes the protein MGIPEAQLEIWAKYQQPQAAVNTHESIRLALNSKNSPLKLRELSQGNHFEIYLQGSYKNSTNIRADSDVDVVVQLNTTFCSNKSELPPLDRIIYSSTFSDATYSWNDFRNDILNALQSYYSISNVVSGNKSIKLVKGSNRLAADIVPCIQYRNYRQFKSSSEAFIEGMTLYTQNEWRKVINYPKHHYQNGINKHTATNKCFKPMVRIFKNARNILKNARIISDNCAPSYFIECLLYNVPDKCFRASYQENYLAILTYLFEYSINSFVCQNRQIYLFGNTPEQWSTQNAFLLMKGYLELWKAW